A genome region from uncultured Fusobacterium sp. includes the following:
- a CDS encoding dihydroorotate dehydrogenase, with protein MNRLQTKFLGVDFKNPIVTSSGCFGFGLEYRDYFDPNILGGIGIKGLTLEARDGNYGTRIAETPAGMLNCVGLENPGIEYFESHILPEMKAAGITTNIIANINGKTVEEYVEIAKRADKIKEIAVLELNISCPNVKDGGMAFGANPEVAARVTREVRKVTTKPLVVKLSPNVTDIAGIAKIVEENGADAVSLINTLLGMVIDLKTKKPLLGNTFGGFSGPAVKPVAVRMVYQVYKAVNIPIIGMGGISSVEDALEFIMAGASMVSLGTGIFSNPMLPVEVAEGLQKYCEENGIENISELVGIAHR; from the coding sequence ATGAATAGATTACAAACTAAATTTTTAGGAGTAGATTTTAAAAATCCAATAGTTACATCTTCAGGGTGCTTTGGATTTGGACTTGAGTATAGAGATTATTTTGATCCTAACATATTAGGTGGAATAGGAATAAAAGGATTAACATTGGAAGCTAGAGATGGAAACTATGGGACAAGAATAGCTGAAACTCCAGCAGGAATGTTAAACTGTGTAGGATTAGAAAACCCAGGAATAGAATATTTTGAAAGCCATATTTTACCAGAGATGAAAGCTGCTGGAATAACAACAAACATAATAGCTAATATCAATGGAAAAACAGTTGAAGAATATGTAGAGATAGCAAAAAGAGCTGACAAGATAAAAGAGATAGCTGTGCTTGAATTAAATATCTCTTGTCCAAATGTAAAAGATGGAGGAATGGCATTTGGAGCTAATCCAGAAGTTGCTGCAAGAGTTACAAGAGAAGTAAGAAAAGTTACTACAAAACCTTTAGTAGTAAAACTTTCTCCAAATGTAACAGATATAGCTGGAATAGCAAAAATAGTTGAAGAAAATGGAGCAGATGCAGTATCACTTATCAACACACTTTTAGGAATGGTAATAGATCTTAAAACTAAAAAACCTCTTTTAGGAAATACTTTTGGAGGATTCTCTGGACCAGCTGTAAAACCAGTTGCAGTAAGAATGGTATATCAAGTGTATAAAGCAGTAAATATTCCTATTATTGGAATGGGAGGAATTTCAAGTGTTGAAGATGCTCTTGAATTTATAATGGCAGGAGCTTCAATGGTATCACTAGGAACAGGAATTTTCTCAAATCCAATGTTACCAGTAGAAGTAGCAGAAGGATTACAAAAATATTGTGAAGAAAATGGAATTGAAAATATTAGTGAACTAGTTGGAATAGCACATAGATAA
- a CDS encoding dihydroorotate dehydrogenase electron transfer subunit translates to MFLEDCLILENKHIAGQNYLMRLKSEKAVEASKAGQFFMLKCENRIYTLRRPISLHYADKEKKELEFYYEVKGGGTKEFAQMKAGETINIQGPLGHGFSTDMEGKELMVVGGGMGMAPMKLLIEVLKKNNRVTFIAGGRNAEAVEILSNFNLDGVELHVTTDDGSAGTKGNVIVKMEELMQSKKFDMVFTCGPHKMMEAVAKTSDKYNTECEVSLEERMACGVKACVGCSIKTKAGMKKVCHDGPVFKAETIVDLEPVEKTETCCGN, encoded by the coding sequence ATGTTTTTAGAAGATTGTTTAATTTTAGAAAATAAACATATTGCAGGACAAAATTATTTAATGAGATTGAAATCAGAAAAAGCTGTAGAGGCTTCAAAAGCTGGACAATTTTTCATGTTAAAATGTGAAAATAGAATATATACATTAAGAAGACCTATAAGTTTACATTATGCAGATAAAGAGAAAAAAGAGCTAGAATTCTACTATGAAGTAAAAGGTGGAGGAACAAAAGAGTTTGCTCAAATGAAAGCTGGGGAAACAATAAATATTCAAGGACCTTTAGGACATGGATTTTCTACTGATATGGAAGGAAAAGAACTTATGGTAGTTGGTGGAGGAATGGGAATGGCTCCAATGAAACTATTAATAGAAGTTCTAAAGAAAAATAACAGAGTTACATTTATAGCTGGAGGAAGAAATGCTGAAGCTGTAGAAATTCTTTCAAACTTCAATTTAGATGGTGTAGAACTACATGTAACAACAGATGATGGAAGTGCTGGAACTAAAGGAAATGTTATAGTTAAAATGGAAGAGTTAATGCAAAGTAAAAAATTTGATATGGTATTTACTTGTGGACCTCACAAAATGATGGAGGCTGTTGCAAAAACTTCAGATAAATACAATACTGAATGTGAAGTTTCATTAGAAGAAAGAATGGCATGTGGGGTAAAAGCTTGTGTAGGATGTTCGATTAAAACTAAAGCTGGGATGAAAAAAGTATGCCATGATGGACCAGTATTCAAAGCTGAAACAATAGTTGATTTAGAGCCAGTTGAAAAAACAGAAACTTGTTGTGGTAATTAA
- a CDS encoding cation-translocating P-type ATPase — MKNYFAMTKEEVLSKLNSKETGLTTGEVEIAIEKYGYNQLNEEKKLSTMQVFISQFKDFLVIILIIASIISIISGNVESAIVILVVIIINAILGTVQHLKAEESISSLKNLSAPKSKVLRDGEKVEVLSKYLVPGDIVFVEAGDVVPADGRVIESFSLLINESSLTGESEGVEKISSVIDKDELALGDQKNMVFSGSLVSYGRGVILVTTTGMKTELGKIASLLEATKEKQTPLQVSLDNFGKKLSIGIIILCILVFGINILHGVKLLDSLMFAVALAVAAIPEALSSIVTIVLAIGTQKLSKENAIIKNLKSVESLGCVSVICSDKTGTLTQNKMTVKKVYINNEVFNEKDLNANGIGESLLIKEAILCNDATSEIGDPTEIALVNLSEIHYNQSGKELKNRYPRISEIPFDSDRKLMSTVHNIDGKIMMFTKGALDSVLPKAKKILVNGEVRDITSEDIKNIEKVNMEFAQTGLRVLTFAYQVLESEKEITREDEDNFIFIGLTAMIDPPREESKEAVAKCLTAGIKPVMITGDHKITATAIAKEIGIYKDGDNVMEGVDVEKLSDDELLEKVASTSVYARVSPEHKIRIVTAWQRLGKICAMTGDGVNDAPALKRADIGIAMGITGTEVSKDAASMILTDDNFSTIVKAVTTGRNIYANIKNSIRFLLSGNTAGILAVLYSSLVGLPVIFAPVHLLFINLLTDSLPAIAIGMEPSHGDVLTEKPRNPKEPILTKELSGKILIEGILIALFVMIGFYIGYKDNDTLKASTIAFSVLCLARLFHGFNCRGGASVFGLGVFSNKFSIIAFVIGFVLLNAILILPVFHTIFQVVPLTIRELFTIYGLAFVPTLIIQISKFIKYKK, encoded by the coding sequence ATGAAAAATTATTTTGCTATGACAAAAGAGGAGGTACTGAGTAAGTTAAACAGCAAGGAAACTGGATTGACAACTGGTGAAGTAGAGATAGCTATTGAAAAATATGGTTATAACCAGTTAAATGAAGAGAAAAAATTGAGTACAATGCAAGTTTTTATCTCTCAATTTAAAGATTTTCTAGTAATTATACTGATTATTGCATCAATTATCTCTATTATCTCTGGAAATGTAGAAAGTGCTATTGTAATTTTAGTTGTTATAATTATCAACGCAATATTAGGAACAGTTCAACATTTAAAAGCTGAAGAGTCTATTAGTAGTTTAAAAAATCTATCTGCTCCTAAATCTAAAGTTTTAAGAGATGGAGAAAAGGTAGAGGTTTTATCTAAATATCTAGTGCCTGGAGATATTGTTTTTGTTGAAGCTGGAGATGTTGTTCCTGCTGATGGAAGAGTTATAGAAAGTTTCTCACTTCTTATTAATGAAAGCTCACTAACTGGAGAATCAGAGGGAGTAGAGAAAATAAGTTCAGTGATAGATAAAGATGAATTAGCTCTTGGAGATCAAAAGAACATGGTTTTCTCAGGTAGCTTAGTTAGTTATGGTAGAGGGGTTATTTTAGTAACTACTACTGGAATGAAAACAGAACTTGGAAAGATAGCAAGTTTATTAGAGGCTACAAAAGAGAAACAAACACCATTACAAGTTTCATTAGATAACTTTGGTAAAAAATTATCAATAGGAATTATTATACTATGTATCCTTGTATTTGGAATAAATATTCTTCATGGAGTAAAACTTCTTGATTCACTTATGTTTGCAGTTGCATTAGCTGTTGCTGCTATTCCTGAAGCTCTAAGTTCAATAGTTACAATAGTTTTAGCTATTGGAACTCAAAAATTGTCAAAGGAAAATGCAATTATTAAAAATCTAAAATCAGTTGAATCATTAGGTTGTGTATCAGTAATATGTTCAGACAAAACAGGAACACTTACACAAAATAAGATGACTGTAAAAAAAGTTTATATCAATAATGAAGTATTTAATGAAAAAGATTTAAATGCTAATGGAATAGGAGAAAGTTTATTAATAAAAGAGGCTATTTTATGTAATGATGCAACTAGTGAAATAGGAGATCCGACAGAGATAGCTTTAGTAAATCTTTCAGAAATCCACTATAATCAATCTGGAAAAGAGTTAAAAAATAGATATCCACGTATTTCAGAGATTCCATTTGATTCAGATAGAAAACTTATGAGTACAGTGCATAATATAGATGGAAAAATAATGATGTTTACTAAAGGAGCTTTAGACTCTGTTTTACCAAAAGCTAAAAAAATATTAGTTAATGGAGAGGTAAGAGATATAACTTCTGAAGATATTAAAAATATTGAAAAAGTTAATATGGAGTTTGCTCAAACTGGATTGAGAGTTTTAACTTTTGCTTATCAAGTATTAGAAAGTGAAAAAGAGATAACAAGAGAAGATGAAGATAACTTTATCTTTATTGGTTTAACAGCTATGATAGATCCACCAAGAGAGGAATCTAAAGAAGCAGTAGCAAAATGTTTAACTGCTGGAATTAAACCAGTTATGATAACAGGAGACCACAAAATAACAGCTACAGCAATAGCTAAAGAGATTGGTATCTATAAAGATGGAGATAATGTAATGGAAGGTGTGGATGTTGAAAAACTTTCTGATGATGAGTTATTAGAAAAAGTTGCTTCTACTTCTGTATATGCAAGAGTATCTCCAGAACATAAGATAAGAATAGTAACTGCTTGGCAAAGATTAGGTAAGATCTGTGCAATGACAGGAGATGGAGTAAATGATGCTCCAGCTTTAAAAAGAGCAGATATAGGAATTGCAATGGGAATTACAGGAACAGAAGTATCAAAAGATGCTGCATCTATGATACTTACAGATGATAACTTCTCAACAATAGTAAAAGCTGTAACAACTGGTAGAAATATCTATGCTAATATTAAAAACTCAATCAGATTTTTATTATCAGGAAATACAGCTGGAATATTAGCAGTATTATACTCTTCATTAGTAGGACTTCCAGTAATATTTGCACCAGTGCATCTATTATTTATTAACCTATTAACAGATAGTTTACCAGCTATAGCGATAGGAATGGAGCCATCACATGGAGATGTTCTTACAGAGAAACCTCGTAACCCTAAAGAACCTATTTTAACTAAAGAACTTTCAGGAAAAATCCTAATTGAAGGAATTTTAATAGCACTATTTGTTATGATAGGATTCTATATTGGATATAAAGATAATGATACATTAAAAGCAAGTACAATAGCATTTAGTGTTTTATGTCTAGCAAGATTGTTCCACGGATTTAACTGTAGAGGTGGAGCATCAGTATTTGGACTTGGAGTATTCTCGAATAAATTTTCTATAATAGCTTTTGTTATAGGATTTGTTCTATTAAATGCAATACTAATATTACCTGTATTCCATACTATTTTCCAAGTAGTTCCTTTAACAATAAGAGAACTATTTACAATATATGGACTTGCATTTGTTCCAACATTAATAATACAAATATCTAAGTTTATAAAATATAAAAAATAA
- the pyrF gene encoding orotidine-5'-phosphate decarboxylase — protein sequence MNAKDRMIIALDFPTMEAAKELVEKIGDGATFYKVGLELFLNSKGEMIEYLRSKGKKIFLDLKFHDIPNTTAMASVFAAKQDVFMFNVHASGGRKMMSKVVEEVKKVNPNNVVIGVTVLTSLSAADVEETFKSTLSLSDLALNWAKLGKEAGLDGVVCSPWEAKLIKEACGANFKTVCPGVRPRWSATNDQERIMTPKDAIMNGCDFLVVGRPITKNEDPANAAKLVAQEIEEGMKEAGLC from the coding sequence ATAAATGCAAAAGATAGAATGATAATCGCTTTAGATTTTCCTACAATGGAAGCAGCAAAAGAGTTAGTAGAAAAAATTGGAGATGGAGCTACTTTCTATAAAGTTGGACTAGAACTTTTCCTTAACTCAAAAGGAGAAATGATTGAATATTTAAGAAGTAAAGGTAAAAAAATATTCCTTGATTTAAAATTCCACGACATTCCAAATACAACAGCAATGGCATCAGTTTTTGCTGCTAAACAAGATGTATTTATGTTTAATGTACATGCTAGTGGTGGAAGAAAAATGATGTCTAAAGTAGTTGAAGAAGTTAAAAAAGTAAATCCAAATAACGTAGTAATTGGAGTTACTGTACTTACAAGCTTATCAGCAGCAGATGTAGAAGAAACATTCAAATCTACACTATCACTATCAGATTTAGCTCTAAACTGGGCAAAATTAGGAAAAGAAGCTGGACTTGATGGAGTAGTATGTTCTCCTTGGGAAGCAAAATTAATAAAAGAAGCTTGTGGAGCTAACTTTAAAACTGTATGTCCAGGTGTAAGACCAAGATGGTCAGCAACAAATGACCAAGAAAGAATAATGACTCCAAAAGATGCTATAATGAATGGATGTGACTTCTTAGTAGTAGGAAGACCTATAACTAAAAATGAAGATCCTGCAAATGCAGCTAAATTAGTAGCTCAAGAAATTGAAGAAGGAATGAAAGAGGCAGGATTATGCTAG
- a CDS encoding amidohydrolase family protein — translation MLVKNCKLVVENNQEIIRDILIEDGVITKIDENIQAEGHEIVDAQSNYVLPGIIDVHTHMRDPGLTHKEDFTSGSKACARGGVTTFIDMPNTIPVTVTEKALMDKKDMMVGRSYVDYGFHFGGSKKDNSEEIKKVLDKVASTKIFLNMSTGDMLIENEKVVENIFRESKIISVHAEEGMVEKAIEFCKKYDKELYLCHLSKASEIELLKQAKAEGVKVFGEVTPHHLFLNVDDINATERSKMLLRMKPELKEKSDNEALWKALADGTLDSIGTDHAPHLIEEKLAKLTYGVPSVENSLEMMLNGVKENRITFERLIEVMCKNPAKIFKIKNKGNIAVGYDGDLVIVDTNDNSPIKDDKVITKANWTPFENCNRGGRVLTTILRGEIVYNKGNFNGIHGREVKYYE, via the coding sequence ATGCTAGTTAAAAACTGTAAACTAGTAGTAGAAAATAATCAAGAGATTATAAGAGATATCCTTATAGAAGATGGAGTTATTACAAAAATAGATGAAAATATTCAAGCAGAAGGGCATGAGATAGTTGATGCACAATCTAACTATGTTCTTCCTGGAATAATAGATGTTCACACACATATGAGAGATCCTGGGCTTACTCATAAAGAGGACTTTACAAGTGGAAGTAAGGCATGTGCAAGAGGTGGAGTAACTACTTTTATTGATATGCCAAATACTATTCCTGTAACAGTTACAGAGAAAGCTTTAATGGATAAGAAAGATATGATGGTTGGAAGATCATATGTGGATTATGGATTCCATTTTGGTGGAAGTAAAAAAGATAATAGTGAAGAGATAAAAAAAGTTTTAGATAAAGTAGCCTCAACAAAAATTTTCTTAAATATGTCAACTGGAGATATGCTTATAGAAAATGAAAAAGTTGTTGAAAATATCTTTAGAGAATCAAAAATAATCTCTGTTCATGCTGAAGAGGGAATGGTAGAAAAAGCTATTGAATTTTGTAAAAAATATGATAAAGAGCTTTATCTATGTCACCTTTCTAAAGCTAGTGAGATTGAGCTTTTAAAACAAGCAAAAGCTGAAGGAGTAAAGGTTTTTGGAGAGGTAACGCCACATCACCTATTCTTAAATGTTGATGATATAAATGCAACTGAGAGAAGTAAAATGCTTTTAAGAATGAAGCCTGAATTAAAGGAGAAATCAGATAATGAAGCTCTATGGAAAGCATTAGCAGATGGAACATTAGATAGTATAGGAACAGATCATGCTCCTCATTTAATAGAAGAGAAACTAGCTAAATTAACATATGGAGTTCCAAGTGTAGAAAACTCATTGGAAATGATGTTAAATGGAGTAAAGGAAAATAGAATAACTTTTGAAAGATTGATAGAAGTTATGTGTAAAAATCCAGCTAAAATCTTTAAAATAAAAAATAAAGGGAATATAGCAGTTGGATATGATGGAGACTTAGTTATTGTTGATACAAATGATAACTCTCCAATAAAAGATGATAAGGTTATAACAAAAGCTAATTGGACACCTTTTGAAAATTGTAACAGAGGTGGAAGAGTACTTACAACTATCCTAAGAGGAGAGATAGTATATAATAAAGGTAATTTTAATGGAATACACGGGAGGGAAGTAAAATATTATGAGTAG
- a CDS encoding dicarboxylate/amino acid:cation symporter, producing the protein MAKLRESLIFKLLLGVFVGLILGYSLDAKIGVNQGTAENIIGVINTIKFILGQVISFTIPLIILGFIAPAITKMKANASKMLGTMLMMAYLSSVGAALLSMTAGYMIIPKLNIAAKSDIVKNVIPKLIFKVEIPPVFSVMTALVLALFLGLAVVWTESKTFEKLLDELNNIMLKIVYKIIIPILPFFIASTFTILAYEGEIIKQFPVFLKVIVIVLIGHFIWLTVLYSLGGVVSGKNPLKLLKSYGPAYLTAVGTMSSAATLPVALSCAKKSGVLDEDIADFAVPLGSTIHLCGSVLTEVFFVMTVSKILYGQIPSLGTMILFIILLGIFAVGAPGVPGGTVMASLGIIISVLGFNEEGTGLMLTIFALQDSFGTACNVVGDGALALILNGIFKKKDR; encoded by the coding sequence ATGGCAAAATTAAGAGAAAGTTTAATTTTTAAATTGCTTTTAGGTGTGTTTGTAGGATTAATTTTAGGTTATTCCTTAGATGCCAAAATAGGTGTTAATCAAGGGACAGCTGAAAATATAATTGGAGTAATAAATACCATAAAATTTATATTAGGGCAGGTAATAAGTTTTACAATTCCACTTATTATTCTAGGATTTATAGCTCCTGCAATAACTAAGATGAAAGCAAATGCAAGTAAAATGTTGGGAACAATGTTGATGATGGCATATCTATCATCTGTTGGAGCAGCTCTGTTATCTATGACAGCAGGGTATATGATTATTCCTAAGTTAAATATTGCTGCAAAATCTGATATAGTAAAAAATGTAATTCCAAAATTGATATTTAAAGTGGAGATACCACCTGTTTTTTCAGTGATGACAGCTTTGGTTTTAGCACTATTTTTAGGATTAGCAGTTGTGTGGACAGAATCAAAAACTTTTGAAAAACTATTAGATGAATTAAATAATATAATGTTGAAAATAGTTTATAAAATTATAATTCCAATATTACCATTTTTTATAGCTTCAACATTTACAATTTTAGCATATGAAGGGGAAATCATAAAACAATTCCCAGTATTCTTAAAAGTAATTGTTATAGTTTTAATAGGACATTTTATATGGTTAACTGTTTTATATTCATTAGGAGGAGTTGTTTCAGGAAAAAATCCATTGAAACTATTAAAAAGTTATGGACCAGCTTATCTTACAGCGGTAGGAACAATGTCTTCAGCAGCAACATTACCAGTAGCTTTAAGTTGTGCTAAAAAATCAGGAGTTTTAGATGAAGACATAGCAGATTTTGCTGTTCCTTTAGGATCAACTATTCACCTATGTGGATCTGTATTAACAGAGGTTTTCTTTGTTATGACAGTTTCAAAAATATTATATGGACAAATTCCTTCACTAGGAACAATGATACTATTTATTATTTTACTTGGAATCTTTGCAGTTGGAGCTCCAGGAGTGCCAGGTGGAACAGTAATGGCATCTCTAGGTATAATAATTTCAGTACTTGGATTTAATGAAGAGGGAACAGGATTAATGCTTACAATATTTGCCCTACAAGATAGTTTTGGAACTGCTTGTAATGTTGTTGGAGATGGAGCTTTAGCACTGATTCTTAATGGAATCTTTAAAAAGAAAGACAGATAA
- the pyrE gene encoding orotate phosphoribosyltransferase — protein MSREKDIAKSLLGTGAVRLNVKEPFTFVSGIKSPIYCDNRKMIGYPAERKVVVDAFVKKLSEKEFDVVAGTATAGIPWAAFIAAEMNKPMSYIRGEKKDHGAGRQIEGADFAGKRVIVIEDLISTGGSSIKAVEAARNEGAASVEVVSIFSYEFDKAFKNFAANNIPWESLSNFTALIELAREEKYLTEEEAEIASSWNKNTDTWGR, from the coding sequence ATGAGTAGAGAGAAAGATATCGCAAAATCATTATTAGGAACAGGAGCAGTTAGATTAAACGTAAAAGAACCATTTACATTTGTATCAGGAATTAAAAGTCCAATATACTGTGACAATAGAAAAATGATAGGATACCCAGCAGAAAGAAAAGTTGTTGTAGATGCTTTTGTTAAAAAACTTTCTGAAAAAGAATTTGATGTAGTAGCAGGAACTGCAACAGCAGGAATCCCTTGGGCTGCATTTATAGCTGCTGAAATGAACAAACCTATGAGTTACATCAGAGGAGAAAAGAAAGATCATGGAGCTGGAAGACAAATTGAAGGAGCAGATTTTGCTGGAAAAAGAGTAATTGTTATAGAAGATCTTATTTCAACAGGAGGAAGCTCTATAAAAGCTGTTGAAGCTGCTAGAAATGAAGGAGCTGCATCTGTAGAAGTAGTTTCTATATTCTCTTATGAATTTGACAAAGCATTTAAAAACTTTGCAGCAAATAACATTCCTTGGGAATCTCTATCTAACTTCACTGCATTAATCGAACTTGCAAGAGAAGAAAAATATCTTACTGAAGAGGAAGCTGAAATAGCATCATCTTGGAATAAAAATACAGATACTTGGGGAAGATAA